The genomic stretch GTATTAGATATTGTAATTTATTTGAAATTTGAAATTTGAGATTTGTTTTTTAATATTTGGTGCTTTAATTCAAAAATTGTTTGACTTTATGAACGGACACTAAGTTAGTGTATAAAATCAAAATATTGAATAAAATATCCCGCAAGGAAAAAATATTATTAACTTAAATTATTACATTATTGAACATTTATACTAATAAAAAACAGTGGAAACTTTTTCTTTTTGTAATAGCAGTAATTATAGGAATTTCCTCATTAACCTATACTAATATTCTTATAAAAAAACTATCTGTTGAGGAAAGAAAAAAAGTAGAACTTTGGGCAGAAGGCACAAAACAACTGGCAATTATTGATGATCCTAATCAGGATTTTAGTTTCATAGTACAAGTAATAACAAATAATGAAACAGTACCGGTTATTCTTGTTGATGAAAACAATAAAATTAATGCTTTTAGAAATTTAGATTCAATTAAATCAAAAGACGAAAAATATCTTTATCGTCAATTGGAAAAAATGAAATCAGCCAATGAACCAATTGAAATTATATTAGGAAAAGGACACAAAAACTATATATATTATAAAGACTCAACAATATTAACACAGCTTATTTATTATCCCTTTTTACAACTTGGTGTAATAGCCCTTTTTATTCTTGTTTCATATTTCGCATTTAGTTATTCCAGAAAGTCTGAACAAAATCAGGTATGGGTTGGAATGTCAAAAGAAACGGCTCATCAACTTGGAACACCCATATCATCACTAATGGCATGGCATGAATTAATAAAACAAAGTGATGAAAATGTTGAACTTGTCAATGAGGTTGAAAAAGATATTAAACGTTTGGAATTAATCACCGAAAGATTTTCGAAAATCGGAGCTGCTCCTTACCTTAAAAAATCAAATATTGCAGTTGTTATAAATAACGCAGTAAATTATATTAAAACACGTACATCTGATAAAATAGTTTTTAATCTTGATTTTTCTCCTTCGGATGAAATTATGGTTCCTGTAAATTCTGCATTATTTGAATGGGTAATTGAAAATATCTGTAAAAATGCTGTTGATTCAATGAATGGCAGAGGAAACATTGATATTACATTACAAGACAAAACACAAGTAGTTTACATTGATATTAAAGATTCCGGAAAAGGTATCCAAAAATCAAAATATAAAACCATTTTTCAGCCCGGTTACACTACCAAAGATCGTGGGTGGGGATTGGGACTTTCTTTATCCAAAAGGATAATCGAACAAAACCATTCCGGTAAAGTATTTGTAAAATCTTCAGAGCTAAATCAAGGCACAATTATTAGAATTGTTTTGAAAAAAAATGTGCGGTAATATACTATTACCCCGAAAAACTTTGTTGTTTTATCAAACTTTTTTATTAAAAAGGAATTTATGTGTTTTACTATCAGCAAGTTAACAGCAAGCAATTGGCAGTAGGCAAAGTATATGCTGAGCGAAGTCGAAGTATAATAAATTTTGCCAACTGCATACTGTCAACTGCCTACTTTTATCGTTTAACATAAATAATTACTTATATCAAATATTTTCGTTTGCAGCTTTGTGCTGCTGTAAGAATAATAAGCTTTAAAAAATAAGCAAATGCATTTTCTCCTTATTTCTCCAGCCCGTTTGTGATTCATAGTCAACAATGTAAATTTTTAAATCTGCCTGAGATTCGTAATCAACAAAATACAACTTCTTATCTGCTTGCGACTCATAATCAACAACATACCATAAGCCATCCTTGTTTGCAGAAGATTCGTACTTAACAAAAAACACATTCAAATCTGCCTGAGATTCATAATCAACAATATAAACTTTAAGGTCTGCTTGCGATTCATATTTTACTTTAAATACTTTTTGAGCAAATAAGTTAATATTAAAAAAAGTAAAACAAATTAATATGAAAATTTTGTACTTCATTTTTTGTAATTTATGATGTTACAACGAATTAACATAACCGTTCACAGAGTTAATAAATAAATTGTTCAATTGTTTCATTGTTGTTGGATAACCAAATAAATGTAAAATATAAACTAATGTAAATCATTGCAATATTTGGTGCGATTTTGTGTTTTAGTGATTTGGTGGCAAAATTATAACTGCCACTAAGACACCAAGACACAAAAATTCACTAAAAAATCATTTCGCCATATATTAACACAGCATATTATAGTCCAACAGCCTAATATACTGATATTTATGTCTTGCTTTTCTAAAGCCAATTACCTTTAGAAAATCGCTGAAAGCTTTCTGAATAGATAAGTTGCCAAAAGAACTAAATCAACTTATCAAATACACAAACCCGAAATTGAAAATCTAACAATAGAACAATCGGGCAATAGAACCATTATTCAATTGTACTTTAGTTTTATGTTGTGAATAATTACGAATTAACAAATTCACTAATTATCTTCACAGCTTTATCTTTTTCTTCAATAAATCCCATATGTCCGCTGTTTTCAAAAACAACCGGTTTAATACTATTTGAAATACCTGCAATTTTTATACCAACTTCAAAAGGAATATAATTATCCTTTTTACCAATAATTAAAAGTATAGGAACTTTACTGTTTTTTAAAACATGCTGTTTGTCTGTCCGCAACGCCATTCCTTTCAGGGTGGCAATTATTCCATTATCAGGAGTATTAGCAGCAATTGACTTATTTTTTTCTATCTCATTTTTAAATAAGTTTAAATTACTATCAGCAAATGTTTTTGGTATATTAATGTTAATTAGTTGCTGTTTTTTGCCTTGTTTTATTAATTCAATTTCTCTTTTGCGATTTGCCATTTTCTCATCATTATCAGCAAATGGAGAGGAATGAAAAAGTGAAAAACTTATAAGTTTTTCAGGATATTTATCTGCAAAAGCAAGTGTTACATAACCTCCCATTGAATGCCCAACTAAAAAACATTTATCTACATTTAGTTTATTAAGGATAAAATTGACAAATTCAGCCATTATTTCCATGGTATGTGTTTCGTCATAAATACCACTTTGCCCATGTCCTAAAAGGTCAATTGAAATAACCCGGAAATTTTTTGAAAGTTCATTCGAAAAATCTTCCCAAACATCCAACGACTCAAGATAACCATGCAATAATACTATGGTTTTTCCCTTTCCTTTTTCTCTGTATCTGATATTTATATTGTTAAATTCCATAATAATTAAAGTAAAAAGTTGTTCCCGAGTACTCGGGAACAATTAACAGTAGGCAAAATTGTCAACGGGATTTCATTTTATATTTTTCAGTCCCGAGCACTCAGCGATTTTTTAGCTATTTTAATTTTTTATAAAAACAACGTAAATAATTGAAACACAGT from Bacteroidales bacterium encodes the following:
- a CDS encoding HAMP domain-containing histidine kinase, whose protein sequence is MITLLNIYTNKKQWKLFLFVIAVIIGISSLTYTNILIKKLSVEERKKVELWAEGTKQLAIIDDPNQDFSFIVQVITNNETVPVILVDENNKINAFRNLDSIKSKDEKYLYRQLEKMKSANEPIEIILGKGHKNYIYYKDSTILTQLIYYPFLQLGVIALFILVSYFAFSYSRKSEQNQVWVGMSKETAHQLGTPISSLMAWHELIKQSDENVELVNEVEKDIKRLELITERFSKIGAAPYLKKSNIAVVINNAVNYIKTRTSDKIVFNLDFSPSDEIMVPVNSALFEWVIENICKNAVDSMNGRGNIDITLQDKTQVVYIDIKDSGKGIQKSKYKTIFQPGYTTKDRGWGLGLSLSKRIIEQNHSGKVFVKSSELNQGTIIRIVLKKNVR
- a CDS encoding alpha/beta hydrolase; this translates as MEFNNINIRYREKGKGKTIVLLHGYLESLDVWEDFSNELSKNFRVISIDLLGHGQSGIYDETHTMEIMAEFVNFILNKLNVDKCFLVGHSMGGYVTLAFADKYPEKLISFSLFHSSPFADNDEKMANRKREIELIKQGKKQQLININIPKTFADSNLNLFKNEIEKNKSIAANTPDNGIIATLKGMALRTDKQHVLKNSKVPILLIIGKKDNYIPFEVGIKIAGISNSIKPVVFENSGHMGFIEEKDKAVKIISEFVNS